The following are from one region of the Rosistilla carotiformis genome:
- a CDS encoding ABC transporter permease has product MNFATFILKNLLRRKARSLLTMCGIAVAVATTIALLGVSDDFQSAVLQSFKNEGSDIVISPKGSLLQIAGDMNEAVADDIRKVPGVAAVSQGLLEQIAMEIDDNQVPVLLQGWKHGTFAFNDIEIIEGRSLEPDDVDAVMLGEALAEKMHAKVNQPIEIQDETFNVVGIYDSKTLLKRGAAIMLLRRLQDLMLREGSVTGFSVQVDPEIKADADAIEAVCERIDNLNDADGNSLNLDASSTDDYVRDNFQLKLTRAMAWVTSLIAVGVGTIGMLNTMIMSVMERIREISVLRAMGWRRGRVIAMIVGESIVLSIFGAALGAGVAIVGSHYITKMPQVNGFLSGHIAPWVLAAGMTIAFFVGLIGAAYPAWRASRLLPSEGLRYE; this is encoded by the coding sequence GTGAATTTTGCAACTTTCATTCTGAAGAACCTGCTGCGTCGCAAAGCTCGATCGCTGTTGACGATGTGCGGGATCGCCGTCGCCGTCGCGACCACGATCGCGCTGCTGGGCGTTTCGGACGACTTTCAATCCGCCGTTCTGCAGTCCTTCAAAAACGAAGGCTCCGACATCGTGATCTCTCCCAAAGGATCGCTGCTGCAGATCGCTGGCGACATGAACGAAGCGGTCGCCGACGACATCCGCAAAGTCCCCGGCGTCGCTGCCGTCTCCCAAGGTCTGCTGGAACAGATCGCGATGGAGATCGACGACAACCAGGTCCCCGTCCTGCTGCAAGGCTGGAAACATGGCACCTTCGCTTTCAACGATATCGAGATCATCGAGGGCCGGTCGCTGGAGCCCGACGATGTCGATGCGGTCATGCTGGGCGAAGCGTTAGCCGAAAAGATGCACGCCAAAGTCAATCAACCGATCGAGATCCAAGACGAGACGTTTAACGTCGTCGGCATCTACGACTCCAAGACGCTGCTCAAACGCGGTGCCGCGATCATGCTGCTGCGGCGTCTGCAAGACCTGATGTTGCGAGAAGGGAGCGTGACCGGCTTTTCAGTTCAAGTCGATCCGGAGATCAAAGCGGATGCCGATGCGATCGAAGCGGTCTGCGAACGGATCGACAACCTAAACGATGCCGATGGCAACAGTCTGAACCTGGACGCCTCATCGACCGACGATTACGTCCGCGACAACTTCCAACTGAAACTGACCCGAGCCATGGCCTGGGTCACGTCGCTGATCGCGGTCGGCGTCGGCACGATCGGGATGCTGAACACGATGATCATGAGCGTGATGGAGCGGATCCGCGAGATCAGCGTGCTTCGCGCGATGGGCTGGCGACGCGGTCGCGTGATCGCGATGATCGTCGGCGAATCGATTGTGCTCAGCATCTTCGGCGCCGCACTCGGGGCGGGTGTCGCCATCGTCGGCAGCCACTACATCACCAAAATGCCGCAAGTCAACGGCTTCCTCAGCGGACACATCGCCCCCTGGGTCCTTGCCGCGGGAATGACGATCGCATTTTTTGTCGGCCTAATCGGTGCCGCCTATCCAGCCTGGCGCGCTTCGCGTCTGCTGCCATCGGAGGGCCTACGCTATGAATAA